The following proteins are encoded in a genomic region of Grus americana isolate bGruAme1 chromosome 5, bGruAme1.mat, whole genome shotgun sequence:
- the SOCS4 gene encoding suppressor of cytokine signaling 4, with protein MAENKDSNIKNADVRPKSSRSRSADRKDGYVWSGKKLSWSKKSEHCSDAETASAAGRSGTNLKNQERKYSCSSIELDLDRSCGHRFLGRSLKQKLQDAVGQCFPIKNCSSRHTSGLPSKRKIHISELMLDKCPFPPRSELAFRWHLIKRHTAPISPKAEDWIIADLAQHEEREDQLRDNEIANGGTDSPSQSCDFTDSSSSRGDSRSELVTGKVVRSGKDESDMDSDDEVITLCTSSRKRNKPKWETDDELLRMETPPKYHTQIDYVHCLVPDLLQINNNPCYWGVMDKYAAEALLEGKPEGTFLLRDSAQEDYLFSVSFRRYSRSLHARIEQWNHNFSFDAHDPCVFHSPDITGLLEHYKDPSSCMFFEPLLSTPLNRTFPFSLQHICRTVICNCTTYDGIDALPVPPSVKLYLKEYHYKSKVRVLRIDVPEQQS; from the coding sequence ATGGCAGAAAATAAGGacagtaatattaaaaatgcagacgTGAGACCCAAAAGCAGCCGGAGCAGAAGCGCGGACAGAAAGGATGGTTATGTCTGGAGTGGAAAGAAACTCTCCTGGTCTAAAAAGAGCGAGCACTGTTCTGATGCGGAAACAGCAAGTGCTGCGGGAAGATCTGGGACTAATTTAAAGAACCAAGAGAGGAAATATAGCTGCTCCTCTATCGAGCTGGATCTAGACCGTTCATGCGGTCACAGATTTTTAGGCCGGTCTCTCAAACAGAAGCTGCAAGATGCTGTGGGTCAGTGCTTTCCTATAAAGAACTGTAGCAGTCGGCACACCTCAGGACTgccatcaaaaagaaaaattcatatCAGTGAGTTAATGCTAGATAAGTGTCCTTTCCCTCCGCGCTCGGAGCTAGCTTTTCGGTGGCACTTGATCAAAAGACATACAGCCCCTATAAGTCCGAAAGCAGAAGACTGGATAATTGCTGATTTAGCCCAGCACGAGGAAAGGGAGGATCAGCTGCGAGACAATGAGATTGCCAATGGGGGAACGGACTCTCCCTCTCAGTCCTGTGACTTCACCGACAGCAGTTCCTCTAGGGGCGATTCGAGGTCTGAGTTGGTTACAGGTAAGGTGGTAAGGAGCGGTAAAGATGAGAGCGATATGGACTCCGACGATGAAGTTATAACACTGTGCACAAgttctagaaaaagaaacaagcccAAATGGGAAACAGATGATGAGCTGCTACGGATGGAAACACCTCCAAAATACCACACGCAGATTGATTACGTCCACTGTCTAGTCCCAGACCTCCTCCAGATCAATAACAATCCCTGCTACTGGGGAGTCATGGATAAATATGCAGCTGAGGCGCTGCTAGAGGGAAAGCCAGAGGGAACATTTTTGTTACGAGATTCTGCGCAAGAAGactatttgttttctgtgagctTCAGGCGCTACAGTCGTTCCCTCCATGCGCGGATAGAGCAGTGGAATCACAACTTCAGCTTTGATGCCCACGACCCTTGTGTCTTCCATTCTCCTGACATCACAGGACTCCTTGAGCACTACAAAGATCCAAGTTCCTGTATGTTCTTTGAACCGCTTTTATCCACTCCACTAAACaggacttttcctttttctcttcaacaTATATGTAGAACGGTTATTTGCAACTGTACAACCTATGATGGTATTGACGCACTTCCCGTTCCTCCATCGGTGAAGCTGTATCTGAAGGAATATCATTATAAGTCGAAAGTTAGAGTGCTCAGGATTGATGTACCAGAGCAGCAAagctag